The Chlorocebus sabaeus isolate Y175 chromosome 1, mChlSab1.0.hap1, whole genome shotgun sequence genome includes a region encoding these proteins:
- the LOC103248719 gene encoding olfactory receptor 10N1-like, translating to MYWYCIYPNLPPHSYFHIFCENPDYPSMNMRNHTLLNEFILRGIPQTEGLEAVLCAVFSFIYLFNLLGNLLILVAIVSSSTLHTPMYFFLGLLSIFDILFPSVTCPKMLLYLSGQSPVISYKGCASQLYFYHLLGSAEGCLYSVMSYDRFVAICHPLRYMLIMKPGVCVSLVVVAGLVGCLHATILTSFTFQLSYCGPNQVDYFFCDIPAVLPLACTDSALAQRVGSINVGFLALTLLISVCVCYTRIGIAILRIRSAEGRQKAFSTCSAHLIAILCAYGPVIIIYLKSTPNPLLGAMVQILNNIVSPMLNSLIYSLRNKEVKRSLKRVFRNVLLTVCE from the coding sequence ATGTATTGGTATTGTATTTATCCCAATCTGCCTCCACAttcatattttcacatattttgtgaAAACCCAGACTACCCTTCCATGAACATGAGGAATCACACATTGCTGAATGAGTTCATTCTACGGGGAATACCTCAGACAGAGGGACTGGAGGCTGTACTCTGTGCTGTCTTCTCATTCATCTACCTCTTCAACCTACTTGGAAACTTACTCATCCTTGTAGCCATTGTTTCTTCCTCTACCCTTCACACGCCTATGTATTTCTTCTTGGGACTCTTGTCTATTTTTGACATATTGTTCCCATCTGTAACATGTCCCAAGATGCTATTGTATCTCTCTGGCCAGAGCCCAGTCATTTCTTACAAGGGATGTGCTTCACAGCTCTACTTCTATCACTTATTGGGTTCTGCTGAAGGCTGCCTCTATTCTGTAATGTCCTATGATCGCTTTGTTGCCATATGTCACCCACTGAGATATATGCTCATCATGAAGCCTGGAGTCTGTGTCAGCCTGGTCGTGGTAGCCGGGTTGGTGGGTTGTCTTCACGCCACCATTCTGACCTCCTTTACCTTTCAGTTGTCCTACTGTGGCCCCAATCAGGTGGACTACTTCTTCTGTGACATTCCTGCTGTTTTACCCCTGGCTTGCACTGACAGTGCCCTGGCCCAGAGGGTGGGTTCCATAAATGTTGGCTTTCTGGCTTTAACACTTTTGATCAGTGTCTGTGTCTGCTATACTCGCATCGGGATTGCCATATTGAGAATCCGTTCAGCAGAGGGCAGGCAGAAAGCCTTCTCCACCTGCAGTGCTCACCTCATTGCAATCCTCTGTGCCTATGGACCTGTAATCATCATCTATCTGAAGTCCACACCCAACCCCTTGCTTGGTGCCATGgtgcaaatattaaataatattgtcTCACCCATGCTGAACTCGTTAATCTATTCCTTAAGGAACAAGGAAGTGAAAAGGTCCCTGAAAAGAGTATTCCGAAATGTTTTACTTACTGTCTGTGAATAA